The segment TACAGCGTGTGCTGCCTGACCATGGACGAGCTGCGTCGTGAGCTGGGTTCCACTGCTCCCACACCCGAGGGCAGAGGCGACTGGACGTATGCCGAAGCAAGCCCTTAAAAAATCAGTTTCAGTAATCAAAAAATATAGTTATTGACCATATCGAACAGAGATGCGGAACAGGGCCAATACCCAGCAACCAGCTGAGAAAGCCTGCCGCCCTTGGAGAAAACCATGCCGGAAACCAGCACCCAGGCCTCCCGTCCCGCTTTCAAAACGGGCTTGCCGCATGTGGCCTATGTTCTGCTGTGGTATCCCTTGTTCACACAGCCCTTTATTTTTCGAGAAGTAGAAGGCCTCAAAGGTCTGCTGCCGCTTTCGGTCTACAGCCTGTATGGCCCCAACCTGCGCCACTGTTCCAACGAAATGCGCGCAGTGGCGGGTGAAACCCATACCTACGGTATGCGCGCGCTGGGGCGTGTGCTTGGCGAATGCTTTCGCCAGATACTGCTGCACCCCCTGCGCACCGGCCGGCTCTTCCGCAAGGCGATCTTTCGCCACTGGCGCAGCTGGGAAACCCTGGGTGAAAACCTGTGGGCCTTCTGCGCTGGCATGTATCTGGGCCGCCTGTTCAAGGATGCTGGCATAGACATGATTTACGCGCCCTGGCCGCGTGGCACGGCCACCGCAGCCTGGGTTGCCTCGCAGATAGCTGGAGTACCCTTTGCCACTGCCGCGCGCGGCGACAACCTCGAACCAGCCGACCCCGATCTTGGCGACAAGCTCACTGCAGCTTTCTTTGTGCGTGCCAACAACGTGGCCGACAAAAAACGCATTGAAGTGTTTGACAGGGGTCAGGCACTGGGCAAGGTTGAGCTTATCTACAACAGCCTTACCCTGCCCCCCCTGCCTGCGAAGAACGATTCCGCAGAGCCCCCGGCCCAGCCCCGGGAGCAGGCTCCCATGGAACGGCCCGTGCGCCTGCTGGCGCTTGGCCGTTTTGACGTCACCAAGGGCTTTGACGTGCTTATCAAGGCCTGCGGCATTCTGCGCGACAAGGGGCTTGATTTCAGACTGACCCTTGCGGGCGGCGGCGGCGCAGTAATGGGTCTTGGCCGCATGGAAGCGGAAATTCTGCGCCTGCGCGAAAACCTGCAGCTGGAAGACCGTGTGCTGCTGCCGGGCATCATCTCGCACAACGAGCTGCCGCGCATACTGGCCGAGCACGACATCTTTGCCGCGCCCTGCGTTGTGCACGAATCTGGCCGCCGCGACGGCATCCCCAACACGGTTATCGAAGCCCTTGCCTACGGTCTGCCCGTGGTAAGCACCACGGTCAACGCCCTGCCGGAAGTAGTTATTGACGGTAAAACCGGCCTTGCGGTGCCCCCCAACAATCCGGAAGCCCTGGCCGAGGCGCTGTTGCGCCTTGCGGACAACGCCCCCCTGGCACAGACCCTGGCCCTCAACGGCAAGCACCTTGCGGCAGACATGTTTGATCCCACCCGCAACAATCAGCGGCTGGCGGATATTTTTATCAAACATTATACGATCTGGAAGCGGTCATGTGCGGCATAGCAGGCATCTGTCAGATAGACGCCACCCCCCTCACGCCTGAGGCAGGGCAATGGGTCAAGACCATGACCGACCGCATGGCCCATCGTGGTCCCGACGGCGAGGGCCAGTGGAGTCGCGGGCCGGTGTGCCTGGGGCACAGACGGCTTTCCATTATCGACCTTTCCGGCGGCGGGCAGCCCATGCACAGCGCCGATGAGCAACTGACCGTCACCTTCAATGGCGAAATCTACAACTATGCCGAACTCAAGGAACAGCTGACCGCCCTCGGTGGCCGCTTTCAGACCAGTTCCGATACCGAAGTCATTCTTGAGGGCTACCGCATCTGGGGCCCGGACTGCCTTGCGCGCTTTGACGGCATGTTTGCCTTTGCCCTGTGGGACAACCATCAGCGCCGCCTGTTCTGCGCGCGCGACCGCTTTGGCAAAAAACCCTTTTTTTACACCGTACAGCACGGCAGACTCTACTTTGCCTCCGAGCTCACAGGCCTTGAACAGCTCAAACACCTGACCCTGAGCACCGACCCACAGGCCATCATGCGCTATCTGGCCTATGAGTACGTGCCCACGCCCAACAGTATGTACAGCGAGGTGCAAAGCCTGCCCCCAGCCCACATGCTGCTGGTGCAGGAAGGCGGCGTGCGCATTGCCAGATACTGGGATATGCCCGTGCCCGACGAATCAGACCGCCGCAGCGACGAAGAGTTGTGCGAAGAACTGCGCAATCTTCTGGCGCGGGGCGTGCGCCGCCGCATGGTCAGCGACGTGCCGCTGGGCGTCTTTCTTTCCGGCGGCATCGATTCCTCCATCGTGGCCGGGCTTATGGCACGCCAGTCGTCAACACCCATCAAGACATTTTCCATCGGCTTTACCGAGGCCAGTTACGATGAGTCACACTATGCCCGCATAGTGGCCAAGGCCTTTGCCACAGACCACCACGAGCGCGTGCTCTCGGCCGAGGAATGCGCAGATACCCTGCCAGGCATCATCAGCCGTATGGATGTGCCCATGGCCGATGCCTCTGTTGCTCCCACATGGCTGCTTTCGGGCGTTACGCGCGAAAAGGTCACGGTGGCTCTGGGCGGCGACGGCGCCGACGAGCTGTGGGCCGGCTATGAGCATTACATCGGTTTCAAGATTGCCCAGTGGTACAACGCCGCTCCGGCAGCCCTGCGCAAGGGCGTCATTGAACCGCTGGCTGGCATGCTGCCCTCCTCCGCCGGGTATATCAACCCGCGCCTTGCGGTTGCTACCTTTTTGCGTGCTGCCAACGCCCCGGCCTGGCAGCGCGTGCAGACCATGCTTACGGCCTTTACGCCCGACATGCAGGAATCCGTTCTTGATGCGGACTTCAAGGCACAACAGCCCGGTTTTCTCGCACCCGAGGCACTTTTTGCCCCCACCCGCGAGCAGTACGAGCACTGGCAGCCCCAGGGTGCGGCCTCGCCTCTGGCACGGGCCTTCCATGTGTACGCCCGCCAGTTCATGCTCGACGACATTCTGGTCAAGGTTGACCGCTGCTCCATGCTTCACAGCCTTGAGGTTCGTGCACCATTCCTCGACAAGGATGTTGCGGAATTTGCCGCCCGCCTGCCTGTCAGCAAAAAGCTGCATGGCTTCAAGCGCAAGTGGCTGCTCAAAAAAGCCTTTGCCGAGCTGCTGCCAGACGAAATCCTGTACCGCAACAAGCGCGGTTTCCAGATTCCCGTGGCCCAGTGGCTGCGGGGCCGCATGCGTCCGCTCATGGAAGACCTGCTGGGCGAAAGCGCACTGAAGGCCCAGGGCATCTTTAATTACAAGGCGGTGCGCGCCCTGATGGACGAGCACGTCTCTGGCCGGTCCGACCTGCGCAAGCCGCTGTGGACCCTGCTGGTGTTCCAGCTCTGGTGGCGCGCGCGCCATCCCTGATGCCTGTCTTCTTGCCACCACGCCCAGAGTGCTTATAATGTAAGAAGCATGCGGCAATAACCGCCGCAAAATATTGCTTGTGAGGAAAACGCATGACCAGCCAGATCAAGACTGTTCTTCTGCTTGCCCTGCTTTCCGCCATCATAATATTGCTCGGTGGCCTGATGGGTGGCCGCACTGGCGTGATACTCGCCTTTGGCCTTGCCCTGCTCATGAATGTTGGCAGTTACTGGTATTCTGACAAAATTGTGCTCTCCATGTACAACGCGCGCGAACTCGCGCCAGAAGAAGCCCCGTACCTGCATAAAATCGTTGAAGAACTCGCCCACAATGCGGGCATTCCCAAACCCCGCGTGTGCGTAGTGCCCGAAGAGGCCCCCAATGCCTTTGCCACGGGCCGCAACCCCGAAAACGCCGTGGTTGCCGTTACCGAGGGCATAATGCGCCTGCTCTCGCCCGAAGAACTGCGCGGCGTCGTGGCCCACGAAATCGGGCACATCGTCAACCGCGACATTCTCATTCAGACCATTGCGGGCGTCATGGGGTCTGCCATTGTGACCCTTGCCAATATTTTTCAGTTTACGGCCATCTTCGGCGGCAACCGTGACGAAGAAGGCGGTGGAACCAACCCCATTGCAGCCATTGCCATGGCGCTGCTGGCTCCCATGGCTGCAGGCCTTATCCAGATGGCCATATCGCGCTCGCGCGAGTATCTGGCCGACGACACCGGCGCAGAGCTGTGCGGCCAGCCGCTGGCCCTTGCTGGCGCGCTGAACAAGCTGGGCATGGCCAGCGGCCAGATTCCCATGCAGGAAGGCAACCCCAGTACGGAACAGATGTTCATTGTTACACCCATGTTCGCCCACGGCGGCATGGCAAGCCTCTTCAGCACCCATCCGCCCCTGGAAGAACGCATCCAGCGCCTGCGCGCAATGGCTGCTTCCCGGCGCTGAAACCACAGCACATGAGGTCAATAATGTACGCACGCCTTGTTTGCATTGCCCTGCTGGGTCTTGCGCTGTTAGCCTGTACCAAGGCCCAGCCCGCCCAGGAAGCTGCACCCGCCGCCCCTGTCGAGCCCTGCCCCTTTGTGTACACCTACGCACCGGGCAACTACATTGTTGATATCGCCAGCGGCTCGGAAGTGATTCTCGACCCCGGCGTGCAGGAATTTGACCTGTTCTGTTCACCGGGCGATGCCAGGGCCGCGGTAAACGAAGCTGTGCGTCTGGGTGTTTTGACAGAGGGCGACTGGCGTATTTATCGTGTTGAAGGTACCATGGAAGAAATTGGCCAGCGGCAGCGCAACAAGCAACACACGCTCACGCGCATGACCCAGATTGTCGACTGGGTGGCCGAGAACCTCTAGCCACCGTTCTTTTGCATACAAACAAAAAATCCCGGCGTGTTACCGCGCCGGGATTTTTTATTTGCGGCTGGCAAACCTAATCTTTGCGAAAGACCATGGTCATCATGTTACCCCAGAAAGGCGGAGAGAGTCCTTCTGGCTCCTGCCCCTTGTTCCTCGCATCCACGGCCCTGCTAACGGCCTGAATGTCGCACGCGGGGTTTGCGTACGGGGTTTCCTCGTAAAAAAATGTCTGCCCCACTGTGCTGCAGCCCAGTGCCGCAAATTCGCCTGCCAGCGATTGCGGCGTGTAGCCCACACAGTCACAAGGGGTAAGGCTGAAGCGGAATCTTTTGCGGAACACCTGATGGCAAAAAGACTCCATGTTGGGCTGGGCAGTCACATATACAAGCCCGCCCGCAGCCAGCAGCGATACAGCCTTGCTGAAAAAGCGGCGCGGCGCATGCACATACTGCAATACGCCGCGAAATATGATCAGATCAAAACCTGGGGTTATGTCCAGATCAGGAAAAAACCCTTCCTGAACAGGATACTTTTGAGCCGCCTTTAGCGCCGCCTCATGCCCGAATTCCACACCGTGGCACTCGTGCCCAGCGGCAGCAAACATGTCCAGAAAGAGGCCGTCGGCACAGCCAACGTCAAGCACCTTGGCGCCGGGGTTTAAAAACTGCGCAATATACTCGTAGTCCACCACATACATGCGCTGCCGCTGGGCGCATTCTTCCTTTACCGCGCTGTGTTCACGGTTCTGATAATCCTGCCAGTATGCAGACAGGCCAGCCTGATTAAGACGATGGTCGCAATAGTATGCGCCGCAAGCACACTTTTGCGCCATTACACCCTCGCCAGCTTCATAGACAATCTGGCTTTGCTGACCTCCGCACACAGGACAGGAAGCAACTTTTTCCAGATAATGCCGGACAAAAAAAGTATCTTCCATCACTTCCTCCGTTCTAGAACACTAGAACGGCTTTGCGAACCTGTCCAGCATGCGCCCTACCGCGGGGACAACCAGCGCTACGACAGTGTTTTGCACGCGCATATCTGCCCTACAATTTCCATGGGCAGTGGACGACCGCTTCCCGTAAGCCCCTCGAGCGCGTCGGTCAAAAATTTTACGAGGCAATCCGCAAGATCGAGTCTGGCGGTCTCCTCGCCAAAAACAGCTATTTCAGTATCGGGCATAGCTGGCAGAGCCAACGATTCTGGCGCTTCCACAAGCCCTGGCCCCAGAAAGGAACGTCCAAGCACAGAGAGCCCGAGGTTGCCAATAACTGCAGCCTGCAAGCCCATGATACTGTGCACGGTGCACGAGATGCGCCAGGGCAGCTGCGCCGCGCGCAGCACATCCAGCATGATGCGCCGGTACGAGCAGGGCGTTGGCAGTGCTACCAGCGGCAGCGTGCCATTGACGTCTGGCATGAATTCGGGCGAGGCTATCCACACCAGTTTTTCGCGCCATATGACGCGACCTGTCTGCGGCTGGGCATCGCGCTTGGCAATCACAAGATCCAGTTCGCCAGCATTGAGTTTTTCCACCAGCATGGTCGAGAGGCCTGTCATGAGCTCAAGCCGCACCTGCGGATGCGCCTTGCCAAATCGGGAAAGCAGCACCGGCAGCTGCCTCGGTATAAAGTCCTCCGCCACGCCAAGGCGCATGCGCCCCTCAATGGGCGGGGCTGTCATGAGACGCAGAGTTTCGTCGTTGCGTGCAATGATGGCGTAGGCGTGGGCCAGCAGCAGCTCGCCATCAGCGCTCAACACCACGGCACGGCTTGTGCGGTTGAAAAGACTTTTGCCCACAATGCTTTCCAGCCTGCGTATCTGCTGGCTGATGGCCGACTGCGTGCGGGCAAGAACATCACCCGCCGCAGTAAAACTGCCTGTTTCCGCTACGGTGACAAAGGTGCGTAACAGGTCGATTTCTAGATCTGGCTGTTTCATGCCTCATCAATAATAAAATCTACTCAATCCCACAACAACTATTAATTTCACTTTTCAATCCACCATGCCTATAGCTAGGCAAAGGCAAAACGCACGGAGATCACAACGCTGCGTGAGTTTTGCCCGTGAGGCTGCAAGGCAGGGGAGTAAAGATTTCCTGCAAAGCTGCCTCATGCATGGGCGGCACAGCCTGTTGTGTCAGGTATGCCGCCGGGATTCATGGGGGGCGCAGGCAGGCAGGATTTGTCAGGCCCTGCCTGTCTGGCCCTCTACCAGACAAATACAAACCACAGGAGCATACCATGAACGCAGTTATCGCTACTGGCGGCCTCAGCCCGGAATCACCCCAGGCCTTCACAGATCAGGAGCGGCCTGTGCCTGCGCCCGACACGCATGACCTGCTGGTTAAAGTTGCTGCGGCAGGCATGAACCCGGTGGACACCAAGGTGTTTGCAAGACTTGAACAGGGTGTGCAACGCGTTCTTGGCTGGGACGCCGTTGGTGAAGTGGTGGCTGTGGGGCCGCAGGCCGGTCCGTTTACCCCTGGTCAAAGGGTTTTTTATGCGGGGGACCTTACCCGCGATGGCAGCAATGCCGAATTTCAGCTTGTGGACGCCCGTATCGCCGCGCTTGCGCCGTCAAACCTCAGCAACGCCGAGGCTGCTGTAATGCCGCTGACCAGCATAACAGCGTGGGAAGGCGTATTTGACCGCCTCGGCTTTGTTGCCGCCCCCGGTGCAAATCAGGGGAGCAGTCTGCTTGTCATCGGCGGTGCTGGCGGTGTGGGTTCCATGATCATCCAGCTTGCCGCATGGGCAGGCATAACGGTGGCAGCCACGGCAGGCAGGCCCAATTCAGCGCAATGGTGCAAGGAACTGGGAGCATCCGTGGTGATCGGACGCGACAACATCCCCGCCCGCCTGAAGGATGCAGGACTGCCCCAGACAGACGCCATTTTCTGCACCACCCACGCAGCCGATCACTGGGCCGCCATGGCCGAGGTGATCAACCCGCAAGGAAGCGTGTGCCTCATCGACGACCCTTCCGGCCCGCTGGACATAACCCTTTTCAAGCCCAAGTGCGCCCGCATCTGCTGGGAATTCATGTTCACCCGATCCCTGTTCCACACCCATGACATGGCCCGACAGGGGCAGATCCTCGACTCCGTGGCCCGCATGGTTGAAGCGGGCACCTTGCGCACCACGCTGGCCGACACGCTTGCAGGGCTTTCTGCCAATACAGTGCGACAGGCCCACATGCGGCAGTCTTCCGAAACCATGGTGGGCAAGCAGGTTATTGTTTTCTAGCTTCGCGCGGATGACACGGCTCTTCTGACGGGCAGGCGTTTGGGCAACCCTCACCCGCAACGCCAGCACTGCCCATCACGAAAGTTGTACATACGTGGCACGAGCCCGTGCGGTACGTTCCACGCAACGAAGCCCGCATCGCCAGGCAATGCCTGAAACGGTGCGGGCCTCAAATATGGCTGGCCGTGCTCTACGGGCAATGCCTATGAGCGGTAGTCGGAATTGAGGCTCACGTATTCGTGGCCGAGGTCGGACGCCTGAAAGTTATAAAAACCCGTGCCGCCGCCCAGATCAATTTCCACCTGCACGTCCTTGGCCTTGAGCAGTTCGGCCAGTGCGTCTTCCTGGTCTTCATTGACCGGGCATCCCTTGCGGAAGCGCTCGATACCGCACAGCTTCATGCTGACCTTGGTGGGGTCAAACTTTGCACCGCTGTAACCCACGGCGGTCACTATGCGGCCCCAGTTGGCATCTCCGCCGTAGATGGCGGTTTTGACCAGCTGCGAATGGCCTACGCTGCGCGCCACGGTGCGGGCGTCGTTGTCGCTGGCAGCGCCGGTAACGGTAATATGGATGACCTTGCTGGCACCCTCGCCGTCCATGACCAGCATGTGCGACACGGTACCGAGAATATCGGTCAAGGCTTCTTCCAGCAAAGCCAGATCCGCATCACTCTGTGCCACAACGCCAGAAGCACCGTTGGCAAGACCAAGAATGGTATCATTGGTGGAGGTATCGCCATCAACGCTCACGCGGTTGAAGGTTTTTTCGACCGCGCGGCCAAACATGGCCTGCCACGGTTCACGCTCCACCTTGGCATCTGTGAGGGCCACGCAAAGCATGGTGGCCATGTTGGGGCAGATCATGCCCGCACCCTTGGCCATGACCGTGAGGCGCACTGTGCCGCCAGCAAGGGTTACCTCACGCATGGAAAACTTGGGAAAGGCGTCGGTGGTCATGAAGGCGCGCGTAAAGCCCTCGGCATCGCGTGTACCGATATTCTTGACCAGTGAGGGCACAGCCTCGAGCCACAGATCCATCTTGAGGTGCGCACCCACAACGCCTGTGGAAAGGGGCAGGATTTCATCGGCCTCAAGCCCGGTCAGGCCCGCAACCATGGCCTGGGTGGCCCGGCAGTTGGCAAGGCCTTCGTCGCCGGTGCAGGCATTGGCCTGGCCGGAATTGGCCAGCACAGCGCGGGCCGTTCCACGGCTTGCCAGTATTTCCTGACACACCAGCACGGGCGCGGCCTTGAACAGGTTCTGGGTAAACATGCCCGCCAGCACGGCGGTTATGTCTGAAACTATGATGCCAAGGTCATCACGGCCAGCCTTTTTAAAGCATGCCGCCGCTGCACCGGCCCTGAAACCTTTTGGCAGATCGTCCTGCATTACCTACTCCATAACATCGTTGACTGTGCCGCAGCCGCCCCGGCTGTTTCCAGAGCCTGCGCGATATGACCGATACCTGTTCCGTCAGGCAGATCCACTTTGAAAAAGTGAACGTGCTCCCAGTGCAGAATGCACTTTTACCGCACGGTCAACAACTGCAAATTTGCCCCGGATGCAAGACGGGGGAGGAAACTGTAACGCTTCCTCCCCCGCCGTATAAACCTAGTGCGGCTATGCCGCACAGATCAGACTATGTGCGGCTCTTCTGAATTTCTTCAGCAATGGCAGCGGGCACGCGTTCGTAATGGTCGAACTGCATGGTGAAGGTGGCGCGGCCCTGGGTGCGCGAACGCAGGTCGGTGGCGTAGCCAAACATGGCGGAAAGCGGAACCTGAGCGCGAACGCTCTGTGCGCCGCCAGCGCGGGCTTCCATGCTCTGCACGCGACCACGGCGGCCGTTGAGGTCGCCCATGACGTCGCCAAGGTATTCTTCAGGGGTAACCACTTCCACGTCCATGATGG is part of the Desulfovibrio sp. genome and harbors:
- a CDS encoding glycosyltransferase family 4 protein, yielding MPETSTQASRPAFKTGLPHVAYVLLWYPLFTQPFIFREVEGLKGLLPLSVYSLYGPNLRHCSNEMRAVAGETHTYGMRALGRVLGECFRQILLHPLRTGRLFRKAIFRHWRSWETLGENLWAFCAGMYLGRLFKDAGIDMIYAPWPRGTATAAWVASQIAGVPFATAARGDNLEPADPDLGDKLTAAFFVRANNVADKKRIEVFDRGQALGKVELIYNSLTLPPLPAKNDSAEPPAQPREQAPMERPVRLLALGRFDVTKGFDVLIKACGILRDKGLDFRLTLAGGGGAVMGLGRMEAEILRLRENLQLEDRVLLPGIISHNELPRILAEHDIFAAPCVVHESGRRDGIPNTVIEALAYGLPVVSTTVNALPEVVIDGKTGLAVPPNNPEALAEALLRLADNAPLAQTLALNGKHLAADMFDPTRNNQRLADIFIKHYTIWKRSCAA
- the asnB gene encoding asparagine synthase (glutamine-hydrolyzing); this encodes MCGIAGICQIDATPLTPEAGQWVKTMTDRMAHRGPDGEGQWSRGPVCLGHRRLSIIDLSGGGQPMHSADEQLTVTFNGEIYNYAELKEQLTALGGRFQTSSDTEVILEGYRIWGPDCLARFDGMFAFALWDNHQRRLFCARDRFGKKPFFYTVQHGRLYFASELTGLEQLKHLTLSTDPQAIMRYLAYEYVPTPNSMYSEVQSLPPAHMLLVQEGGVRIARYWDMPVPDESDRRSDEELCEELRNLLARGVRRRMVSDVPLGVFLSGGIDSSIVAGLMARQSSTPIKTFSIGFTEASYDESHYARIVAKAFATDHHERVLSAEECADTLPGIISRMDVPMADASVAPTWLLSGVTREKVTVALGGDGADELWAGYEHYIGFKIAQWYNAAPAALRKGVIEPLAGMLPSSAGYINPRLAVATFLRAANAPAWQRVQTMLTAFTPDMQESVLDADFKAQQPGFLAPEALFAPTREQYEHWQPQGAASPLARAFHVYARQFMLDDILVKVDRCSMLHSLEVRAPFLDKDVAEFAARLPVSKKLHGFKRKWLLKKAFAELLPDEILYRNKRGFQIPVAQWLRGRMRPLMEDLLGESALKAQGIFNYKAVRALMDEHVSGRSDLRKPLWTLLVFQLWWRARHP
- a CDS encoding zinc metalloprotease HtpX, producing the protein MTSQIKTVLLLALLSAIIILLGGLMGGRTGVILAFGLALLMNVGSYWYSDKIVLSMYNARELAPEEAPYLHKIVEELAHNAGIPKPRVCVVPEEAPNAFATGRNPENAVVAVTEGIMRLLSPEELRGVVAHEIGHIVNRDILIQTIAGVMGSAIVTLANIFQFTAIFGGNRDEEGGGTNPIAAIAMALLAPMAAGLIQMAISRSREYLADDTGAELCGQPLALAGALNKLGMASGQIPMQEGNPSTEQMFIVTPMFAHGGMASLFSTHPPLEERIQRLRAMAASRR
- a CDS encoding DVU_2496 family lipoprotein, with translation MYARLVCIALLGLALLACTKAQPAQEAAPAAPVEPCPFVYTYAPGNYIVDIASGSEVILDPGVQEFDLFCSPGDARAAVNEAVRLGVLTEGDWRIYRVEGTMEEIGQRQRNKQHTLTRMTQIVDWVAENL
- a CDS encoding class I SAM-dependent methyltransferase; this translates as MEDTFFVRHYLEKVASCPVCGGQQSQIVYEAGEGVMAQKCACGAYYCDHRLNQAGLSAYWQDYQNREHSAVKEECAQRQRMYVVDYEYIAQFLNPGAKVLDVGCADGLFLDMFAAAGHECHGVEFGHEAALKAAQKYPVQEGFFPDLDITPGFDLIIFRGVLQYVHAPRRFFSKAVSLLAAGGLVYVTAQPNMESFCHQVFRKRFRFSLTPCDCVGYTPQSLAGEFAALGCSTVGQTFFYEETPYANPACDIQAVSRAVDARNKGQEPEGLSPPFWGNMMTMVFRKD
- a CDS encoding LysR substrate-binding domain-containing protein; its protein translation is MKQPDLEIDLLRTFVTVAETGSFTAAGDVLARTQSAISQQIRRLESIVGKSLFNRTSRAVVLSADGELLLAHAYAIIARNDETLRLMTAPPIEGRMRLGVAEDFIPRQLPVLLSRFGKAHPQVRLELMTGLSTMLVEKLNAGELDLVIAKRDAQPQTGRVIWREKLVWIASPEFMPDVNGTLPLVALPTPCSYRRIMLDVLRAAQLPWRISCTVHSIMGLQAAVIGNLGLSVLGRSFLGPGLVEAPESLALPAMPDTEIAVFGEETARLDLADCLVKFLTDALEGLTGSGRPLPMEIVGQICACKTLS
- a CDS encoding zinc-binding alcohol dehydrogenase family protein; the encoded protein is MNAVIATGGLSPESPQAFTDQERPVPAPDTHDLLVKVAAAGMNPVDTKVFARLEQGVQRVLGWDAVGEVVAVGPQAGPFTPGQRVFYAGDLTRDGSNAEFQLVDARIAALAPSNLSNAEAAVMPLTSITAWEGVFDRLGFVAAPGANQGSSLLVIGGAGGVGSMIIQLAAWAGITVAATAGRPNSAQWCKELGASVVIGRDNIPARLKDAGLPQTDAIFCTTHAADHWAAMAEVINPQGSVCLIDDPSGPLDITLFKPKCARICWEFMFTRSLFHTHDMARQGQILDSVARMVEAGTLRTTLADTLAGLSANTVRQAHMRQSSETMVGKQVIVF
- the argJ gene encoding bifunctional glutamate N-acetyltransferase/amino-acid acetyltransferase ArgJ — translated: MQDDLPKGFRAGAAAACFKKAGRDDLGIIVSDITAVLAGMFTQNLFKAAPVLVCQEILASRGTARAVLANSGQANACTGDEGLANCRATQAMVAGLTGLEADEILPLSTGVVGAHLKMDLWLEAVPSLVKNIGTRDAEGFTRAFMTTDAFPKFSMREVTLAGGTVRLTVMAKGAGMICPNMATMLCVALTDAKVEREPWQAMFGRAVEKTFNRVSVDGDTSTNDTILGLANGASGVVAQSDADLALLEEALTDILGTVSHMLVMDGEGASKVIHITVTGAASDNDARTVARSVGHSQLVKTAIYGGDANWGRIVTAVGYSGAKFDPTKVSMKLCGIERFRKGCPVNEDQEDALAELLKAKDVQVEIDLGGGTGFYNFQASDLGHEYVSLNSDYRS